The DNA window CAGGTTCTGCCTGCGCAGGCGGGCATTAAGCGAATGCTGCACGGCGCCCGCTCGCTGGCGCGTCAGGCCGTCGCGACGCCAGACGCACCCACGCCAGCGGGCTAACGGTCGGCACAGCTCATCGCATTGATTATAACCCCGGCGCCAGCGGCGGCGATGCCCCAGCGGCACGCCGACCAGCGCGTCTACCGGCGGCAAATCGTCACGCTGTTTAAGGCGCAGCAGCAGCAGGCGCGCCAGGGCGGGGCCCAGTTCCGGACGATGGTGAAACTTCAGCTGCCGCACCAGATCGCTCAGCGGCGGACGATAGTCATTGACCGCCACCATCCGATGCCAGGGAGGCGGCTTTTGCAGGCAGCGGCCGCAGGGATGCCGGGACATTGCCGACGGCAGGCCGCATTGCGGGCAGAGCGGGGGGCAGGCGAGCAGGGCGCGGCTGCAGCGAGAGCAGATCCCCCAGCGGGCGACCGCCAGCGGCATTTGGCATAGCCAGCATAAGCTGTGTGCTGTTAGCATATTTGGCCTTCTGTCCAGTAAAAAAGAGAACGGTAACGGATGAACGACATCTGGTGGCAAACAATCGGCGAAGGTGATTGTCATCTTGTGCTGCTGCACGGTTGGGGGCTGAACGCTCAGGTCTGGGATTGCAT is part of the Klebsiella quasipneumoniae subsp. quasipneumoniae genome and encodes:
- the gntX gene encoding DNA utilization protein GntX produces the protein MLTAHSLCWLCQMPLAVARWGICSRCSRALLACPPLCPQCGLPSAMSRHPCGRCLQKPPPWHRMVAVNDYRPPLSDLVRQLKFHHRPELGPALARLLLLRLKQRDDLPPVDALVGVPLGHRRRWRRGYNQCDELCRPLARWRGCVWRRDGLTRQRAGAVQHSLNARLRRQNLKNAFQLEFAVQGLHIALVDDVVTTGSTVAEISRLLLRNGAATVQVWCVCRTL